The following are encoded in a window of Ruminiclostridium herbifermentans genomic DNA:
- a CDS encoding competence protein CoiA family protein produces the protein MLKCIIEGVDFIASDLKDEYGVYKSIEREEIRLKGYSNALICPCCKKPVRLGAGNIREPYFAHKDKKECIYSREFSEDIQKIKLKLYTILKANFNGNVAIDYFHDDKLFSSILLQKDNKKLAIEFFKISQIRRIKSKIESYQNIGNRFLAVIIDNPSTVSTYNKSSLEYYASDNNPNGIVVYASNNEFELHKFIRPSSKYQTRLKRSFDIDLFNVSIDGIFDVKFDEDSDYKMNSESEIISEQIPDNYSCKYEKDEAELITTDIPYISKQKITTKQNITYNQINSIKQKKKKRTFDIIYSVPFDLTLSCFIYKVRSYCYNIRNNIAVNDNKFKLMALIQNHFDYPNYIKALKDCANREGLDYVLIVIEKCEIKAKQIYQNIE, from the coding sequence ATGCTTAAATGTATTATTGAAGGAGTAGATTTTATTGCATCTGATTTAAAAGATGAATATGGAGTATATAAATCAATAGAGCGTGAAGAAATTAGACTAAAAGGATATTCAAATGCTTTAATTTGTCCATGTTGTAAAAAGCCTGTACGCCTTGGTGCTGGGAATATAAGAGAACCATATTTTGCACATAAGGATAAAAAAGAATGTATATACAGTAGAGAATTCTCAGAGGATATCCAAAAAATTAAATTGAAATTATACACTATTCTAAAAGCTAATTTTAATGGTAATGTAGCTATTGATTATTTCCATGACGATAAATTATTCTCAAGTATTCTTTTACAAAAAGATAATAAAAAACTAGCAATCGAATTCTTTAAAATAAGTCAAATAAGAAGGATTAAGTCAAAGATAGAATCTTATCAAAATATAGGTAATCGTTTTTTAGCAGTCATTATCGATAATCCTAGTACAGTTAGTACTTATAACAAGAGTAGTTTAGAGTATTATGCTTCAGACAATAATCCTAATGGCATTGTAGTATATGCTTCTAATAATGAATTTGAGTTACATAAATTTATTAGACCATCATCTAAGTATCAAACGAGATTAAAGAGAAGTTTTGACATTGACCTGTTTAATGTTTCAATTGATGGAATATTTGATGTTAAATTCGATGAGGATTCTGATTATAAAATGAATTCAGAATCAGAAATAATTAGTGAGCAAATTCCTGATAATTATTCATGCAAGTATGAAAAGGATGAAGCTGAATTAATTACTACTGATATACCATATATATCAAAACAAAAGATTACAACTAAACAAAATATTACTTACAATCAAATTAATTCTATTAAGCAAAAAAAGAAAAAAAGAACTTTTGATATTATTTATTCTGTTCCATTTGACTTAACTTTGTCATGTTTTATTTATAAGGTAAGATCATACTGTTATAATATTAGGAATAATATTGCGGTTAATGATAATAAGTTTAAGTTGATGGCTTTAATTCAAAATCATTTTGATTATCCTAATTATATTAAGGCTTTAAAAGATTGTGCCAATAGAGAAGGGTTAGATTATGTTTTAATTGTTATTGAAAAGTGTGAGATCAAAGCAAAACAAATATATCAAAATATTGAATAA
- a CDS encoding AAA family ATPase, giving the protein MAKDIKSIIRFLFPEYQIKACVDERGFIAKSNKTKNYVTSNNQTYASQGAQNQASSYEKMQVHGGVSFQQPLSQIQQSKAQSNTFTSTKDENKVASKASEVFDELPNEFKKYWIGSEEDRKALAKAFERPYVRGYDNVKPKNSILIIGSESRGKNYAVKCICHILKSKKIFRYAETISMDMGQYGADSSNILFTSDLYKVLNKNTEVVVFENVENMTTAQLDILYQLMAVGCYKLSKRYMVSNGSLVEATGVLNTELVSEITSNGKFFVLTTQVSQNKIISTLGNKIIKEIGDIICLEGISKSQARDLAYTLCTKLATNCKTNLHINVTFDEVVFDEIGKRYSEVSGVKGLEDYINNNIFEPLSEMKLQDKLWDDESVHITYDNDFYVNLKGGEIIKVSQFIKNYNALELEEAKKELNNVIGLKAVKEYVLDLETNFKVQQMREGKGLKKSDISMHMIFAGNPGTGKTTIARIVAKYLKAIGVLSSGHLSEVTRADLVGQYAGHTAVKTTEVINGAKGGVLFIDEAYSLCRDKHDTFGQEAIDALVKGIEDNREDLVVILAGYDDEMQEFLKTNTGLKSRFPNVVHFEDYSVDEMYEIAKITAHSKGYKISSECEEGLKYVFEKSQIKGRNDGGNGRLVRNVIEAAILKQSKRIEQNPSSDLELLDASDFGLYEKKEFDLEKSLSEVIGMDEVKNFIRTQYALLQANKKRKSANINVDTSQSLNMIFVGNPGTGKTTMARIVADMFHSMDILKKGHLVEVDKSGLIASYVGQTAKKTEDVFKSALGGVLFIDEAYSITNDGSSFGQECIDTLVKLIEDYRGEILVILAGYSKEMADFMKANSGLESRFPLKIEFPDYSADELYLIGLRMIAGRGFVLTQEAQSQFKARINTLKRHSNESSGNGRMVRNFVEDIIRRQSFRIALDDVSTKELTTITSEDIQPKKDVNDKFDLEIELSKVIGLESVKRYIRSLNARLKMLEERKKAGLKTDNTQTMHMIFAGNPGTGKTMMARTVANVLYNMNAIRTNKLVETDRSGLVAGYVGQTAIKTRQVIETALDGVLFIDEAYALAQGGENDFGQEAIDTLVKMMDDNRDRLVVILAGYSEDMQRFLQKNAGLQSRFANIIEFPDYSTEELLQIADGLYSEQGYVLSDSAKKVLSEKIEAAKESKQFGNGRYVRNIYERSLNNQALRLSTTGNYTKEALTTITDQDIKEA; this is encoded by the coding sequence ATGGCAAAAGACATTAAAAGTATTATACGATTTTTGTTTCCAGAATATCAGATAAAGGCTTGCGTTGATGAGAGAGGCTTCATTGCGAAATCTAATAAGACAAAAAACTATGTGACTTCAAATAATCAGACATATGCAAGTCAAGGAGCACAGAATCAAGCATCATCATATGAAAAGATGCAAGTACATGGAGGAGTTTCATTTCAGCAACCATTATCACAAATACAGCAATCAAAGGCGCAAAGCAATACGTTTACAAGTACAAAAGATGAGAATAAGGTTGCGTCTAAAGCTTCGGAAGTATTTGATGAATTACCAAATGAATTTAAAAAGTATTGGATAGGTAGTGAAGAGGATAGGAAGGCCTTGGCTAAGGCTTTTGAGAGGCCATATGTCAGAGGATATGATAATGTTAAACCTAAAAATTCTATACTGATAATTGGCTCTGAAAGCAGGGGTAAGAATTATGCGGTCAAGTGTATTTGTCATATATTAAAGTCTAAAAAGATTTTTAGATATGCAGAGACCATTTCGATGGATATGGGACAATACGGGGCTGATTCATCAAACATTTTGTTTACCAGTGATTTATACAAGGTGCTTAACAAGAATACAGAAGTAGTTGTATTTGAGAATGTAGAAAATATGACAACTGCACAATTGGATATTCTCTATCAATTGATGGCAGTAGGATGTTATAAACTCTCCAAAAGATATATGGTTAGCAATGGGAGCTTAGTTGAAGCTACTGGTGTCTTGAATACAGAATTAGTTTCTGAAATAACCAGTAATGGTAAGTTCTTTGTATTAACAACCCAAGTATCACAAAACAAAATAATATCTACACTAGGAAATAAGATTATTAAAGAAATTGGAGATATTATCTGTTTGGAGGGTATTTCAAAATCTCAAGCGAGAGATTTAGCGTATACTTTATGTACCAAGTTGGCCACTAACTGCAAAACTAATTTACATATTAATGTAACCTTTGATGAAGTTGTGTTTGATGAAATAGGTAAAAGGTATAGCGAAGTCTCTGGAGTAAAAGGGTTAGAAGATTATATAAATAACAATATTTTTGAACCTTTGTCAGAAATGAAACTTCAGGATAAGTTATGGGATGATGAGTCTGTTCATATCACATATGATAATGACTTTTACGTAAACTTAAAAGGTGGAGAAATCATTAAGGTTTCACAATTCATTAAAAACTATAATGCTCTTGAATTAGAAGAAGCTAAGAAAGAGTTGAACAATGTAATTGGATTGAAGGCTGTTAAGGAATATGTATTGGATTTAGAAACAAACTTTAAAGTTCAGCAAATGCGTGAAGGAAAAGGTTTGAAAAAGTCAGACATTTCAATGCATATGATATTTGCGGGAAACCCTGGTACAGGTAAAACAACAATTGCTCGTATTGTTGCGAAGTATTTAAAAGCTATTGGAGTATTATCATCAGGCCACTTGTCGGAAGTGACAAGGGCAGACTTAGTGGGGCAGTATGCTGGACATACTGCAGTAAAGACAACAGAGGTTATAAATGGAGCAAAGGGTGGAGTTCTTTTTATTGATGAAGCATATTCATTGTGCAGAGATAAGCATGACACTTTTGGACAAGAAGCAATTGACGCTCTTGTTAAAGGCATTGAAGATAATAGAGAGGACCTAGTTGTGATTCTTGCAGGCTATGATGATGAAATGCAAGAGTTCTTAAAAACAAATACAGGTCTTAAGTCAAGATTTCCAAATGTTGTTCATTTTGAAGATTATTCTGTTGACGAAATGTATGAAATTGCCAAGATTACAGCACATTCAAAAGGATATAAAATATCATCAGAATGTGAAGAAGGCCTTAAGTATGTTTTTGAAAAGAGCCAGATTAAGGGAAGAAATGATGGTGGCAATGGTAGATTAGTTCGAAATGTAATTGAGGCAGCTATATTAAAACAATCAAAGAGAATAGAACAAAATCCTTCATCAGATTTGGAATTACTTGATGCTTCTGATTTTGGCTTGTATGAGAAAAAGGAATTTGATTTAGAAAAGAGCTTATCCGAAGTTATTGGTATGGATGAAGTGAAGAATTTTATACGTACTCAATACGCTCTGCTTCAGGCCAATAAAAAACGTAAAAGTGCAAATATAAATGTTGATACATCACAATCATTAAATATGATATTTGTTGGGAATCCGGGAACTGGAAAAACAACTATGGCTCGAATAGTTGCTGATATGTTTCATTCAATGGATATTCTTAAAAAAGGTCATTTGGTTGAGGTTGATAAATCAGGACTGATAGCTAGCTATGTTGGACAAACGGCTAAGAAAACGGAAGATGTGTTTAAGTCTGCATTAGGTGGAGTTCTTTTTATCGATGAAGCATATTCTATTACAAATGATGGAAGTAGTTTCGGACAAGAGTGCATTGATACATTAGTAAAGCTTATTGAAGATTACAGAGGAGAGATTCTTGTAATACTTGCAGGATACAGTAAGGAAATGGCTGATTTCATGAAAGCAAATTCAGGATTGGAGTCAAGATTTCCTTTGAAAATTGAATTTCCAGATTATTCAGCAGATGAATTGTACCTTATCGGCTTGAGAATGATAGCAGGTAGAGGATTTGTTTTGACTCAAGAAGCACAAAGCCAATTTAAAGCTAGGATAAATACATTAAAGCGTCATTCTAATGAATCATCGGGAAATGGAAGAATGGTTAGAAATTTTGTTGAAGATATTATTCGAAGGCAAAGTTTTAGAATTGCATTAGATGATGTAAGTACTAAGGAATTGACAACCATTACTTCTGAAGATATTCAACCTAAAAAGGATGTCAATGATAAGTTTGACTTAGAAATAGAGTTGTCAAAGGTAATTGGTCTTGAATCGGTAAAGAGATATATAAGAAGTTTGAATGCAAGATTGAAGATGCTGGAAGAGCGAAAGAAAGCTGGATTGAAGACTGATAATACTCAAACCATGCATATGATATTTGCTGGGAATCCAGGAACAGGAAAGACTATGATGGCGCGTACCGTTGCAAATGTCTTATATAATATGAATGCCATTCGTACCAATAAACTTGTAGAAACTGACCGATCTGGACTTGTGGCTGGTTATGTTGGACAGACTGCAATAAAAACCAGACAGGTAATAGAGACAGCATTAGATGGGGTGCTTTTTATTGATGAAGCATATGCACTTGCTCAAGGTGGAGAAAATGATTTTGGTCAGGAAGCCATTGATACTCTCGTTAAAATGATGGATGACAATAGAGATAGATTGGTTGTTATTCTAGCGGGATATAGTGAAGATATGCAGAGATTTTTACAGAAGAATGCTGGATTACAATCAAGATTTGCGAATATAATTGAGTTTCCAGATTATTCTACAGAGGAATTACTTCAGATTGCTGATGGATTGTATTCGGAGCAAGGATATGTCTTAAGCGATAGTGCAAAGAAAGTGCTGTCAGAGAAGATTGAAGCGGCGAAAGAAAGCAAACAGTTTGGAAATGGTAGGTATGTAAGAAATATTTATGAGCGTTCTTTAAACAATCAAGCATTAAGACTTAGTACTACAGGCAATTATACAAAGGAAGCACTTACAACTATAACAGACCAAGATATAAAGGAGGCGTAG
- a CDS encoding DUF4236 domain-containing protein: protein MGFRYRKSINLGGGFRVNLSKSGVGYSWGTKGYRVTKKAGGGTRKTYSIPGTGLSWTSDSGKGNNKSRSRINNSLNASSYASPEEGNVVYQASDANVKDYATDNTQEFLAAIKKYSLIRAILIWTIVVSAVLMTSMPLMIILTILGISGLIYLRTTQKIHLDYDFDEYGNRRIQMLNQAMEYLCKTKMAWQIDTINANSSTKIHAGAAHSVKRKVNKFKKKTPYFLKTDAICYHVKLRKDNVFILPDRLIVKGKKGWGVIEYSDLNIRVENQVFVESGTVAKDATVIGHAWQYVNKNGGPDKRFKNNRQLPECNYGKIMFQSSTGFNAIIYISNLSNAEAFSNTVSAMIDEAKQARIQEEQEIKHIKQSDDLENIYSAEEITSGKQEKLVSDEVNDSFDANSFEQEILNAFKTNLIDANLPLTYKCKRQNDGTTDIIYKGTKIGSMSLFDDKGWISYKMGANGKWNQVEGDLSELVKHVRKWIRYISNYLN, encoded by the coding sequence ATGGGATTTCGGTATAGGAAAAGTATTAATTTGGGTGGTGGGTTTAGAGTCAATCTTAGCAAATCAGGAGTTGGATATAGTTGGGGGACAAAAGGCTATAGAGTAACAAAAAAAGCAGGCGGTGGAACGCGAAAAACTTATTCTATTCCAGGGACAGGATTATCATGGACAAGTGATAGTGGAAAAGGAAATAACAAATCTCGTTCGCGTATCAATAATAGTCTAAATGCATCAAGTTATGCATCACCTGAAGAGGGGAATGTTGTTTACCAGGCGTCTGATGCTAATGTAAAAGATTATGCTACAGATAATACACAGGAGTTTTTGGCTGCGATTAAAAAGTATTCACTGATTAGGGCAATATTAATCTGGACAATTGTAGTTTCGGCTGTATTAATGACATCCATGCCACTAATGATTATTTTAACTATATTAGGTATTAGTGGATTAATATATTTGAGAACTACTCAAAAAATACATTTGGATTATGATTTTGACGAATATGGAAATAGAAGAATCCAAATGCTGAATCAAGCCATGGAGTATTTATGTAAAACAAAGATGGCATGGCAGATTGATACAATTAATGCAAATAGTTCAACCAAAATACACGCTGGAGCAGCTCATAGTGTAAAGAGAAAAGTAAATAAATTTAAAAAGAAAACCCCTTATTTCTTGAAAACAGACGCTATTTGTTATCATGTGAAACTTAGAAAAGATAATGTTTTTATCTTACCTGATAGATTAATTGTTAAAGGAAAAAAGGGATGGGGAGTTATTGAGTATTCTGACCTCAATATAAGAGTAGAGAATCAGGTTTTTGTTGAGAGCGGTACTGTTGCAAAAGACGCTACTGTAATAGGACATGCATGGCAATATGTGAATAAGAACGGCGGACCAGACAAGAGATTTAAGAATAATAGGCAACTTCCTGAATGTAATTATGGCAAGATTATGTTTCAATCTAGTACAGGTTTTAATGCTATCATATATATTTCTAATCTCAGTAATGCAGAGGCATTTAGTAATACTGTTAGTGCTATGATTGATGAAGCTAAACAGGCAAGGATTCAGGAAGAACAAGAAATCAAGCATATTAAACAAAGCGATGATTTAGAGAATATCTATTCTGCTGAGGAAATTACCAGTGGAAAACAGGAAAAATTAGTTTCGGATGAAGTGAATGATTCATTTGATGCTAATAGTTTTGAGCAGGAAATATTGAATGCTTTTAAAACTAACTTAATAGATGCAAATCTGCCTTTGACATATAAGTGTAAGAGACAAAATGACGGAACGACAGACATTATATATAAAGGAACAAAAATCGGAAGTATGAGTCTCTTTGATGATAAAGGCTGGATTAGTTATAAGATGGGAGCTAATGGGAAGTGGAACCAAGTAGAAGGTGACTTGTCAGAATTGGTTAAGCATGTTCGTAAATGGATAAGATATATTAGCAATTATTTAAACTAA
- a CDS encoding type II toxin-antitoxin system RelE/ParE family toxin, with product MNEKYRLVYLPVAKQDMIDIMRYISHELGNSSAATKLAEEMIEAADKLTTFPYAHQVYQPIRTLKQEYRKLIVQNYIMIY from the coding sequence ATGAATGAAAAATATAGACTTGTGTATCTGCCAGTTGCCAAGCAAGATATGATTGATATTATGAGATATATTAGTCATGAATTGGGCAATTCTAGTGCTGCAACAAAACTAGCTGAGGAAATGATTGAGGCAGCCGATAAGTTAACAACTTTTCCTTATGCTCACCAAGTCTATCAACCAATTAGAACTTTGAAACAAGAGTATAGAAAATTGATTGTGCAAAACTATATTATGATTTATTAG
- a CDS encoding type II toxin-antitoxin system Phd/YefM family antitoxin: MKTIRPVSDLRNNFAEISKIVHETAQPVFLTKNGYGDMVVLSMEAFENLQFESEVYFKLQAAEREASLTDQRYSSKDVLKALKEAIDE; this comes from the coding sequence ATGAAAACTATTAGACCAGTATCTGATTTGAGAAATAATTTTGCAGAAATTTCAAAGATCGTGCACGAAACTGCACAGCCTGTTTTTTTGACCAAGAACGGTTATGGTGATATGGTTGTTCTGAGCATGGAGGCTTTTGAGAATCTACAATTTGAAAGCGAAGTATATTTTAAACTACAAGCTGCTGAACGCGAAGCTAGTTTAACTGATCAGCGTTATTCTTCTAAAGATGTACTGAAAGCTTTGAAAGAGGCTATCGATGAATGA
- the brxL gene encoding protease Lon-related BREX system protein BrxL yields the protein MSELNQKLNEVFAGKVVRKDLTKKIKEGANVPVYVLEYLLGMYCATDDEASINDGVERVKDIISRNFVRPDEAEKIKSKIREMGMYTVIDKVEARLNEKKDIYEAVFSNLGIKEVIIHSDYIKRYEKLLAGGIWCIVKMSYEFNEETRGVSPFVIDELTPIQLANMDMDELYEGRRRFAKDEWISILLRSVGLEPTKLDNRVKWHMLARMVPLVENNFNLCELGPRSTGKSHIYKEISPNSILVSGGQTTVANLFYNMSSKKVGLVGLWDCVAFDEVAGITFKDKDGIQIMKDYMASGSFARGREEKNANASMVFVGNINQSVEVLLKTSHLFEPFPEAMAYDTAFFDRMHCYIPGWEVPKFKPEHFTNEYGFITDYLAEYLREMRKRTFGDAFDKYFRLGSNLNQRDTIAVRRTVSGLMKLVYPHGEFEKEDVVEVLEYALECRRRVKEQLKKIGGMEFYDIHFSYIDNETFEEHFVAVPEQGGGKLIPEGISKPGHLYTVGRSDTGVFGVYKIENEAVPGTGKFEKTGIGSNRGARENLGIAYNYFKANKKSISSGIHTDTTDFLMHIQDLQGVGMTEELGLAAFVSLCSGALRKPVQSQLVILGSMTIGGTITKVDELASVLQVCLDSGAKKVLIPMASAVDIPTVPADLFSRFQISFYSSPEDCVFKALGVD from the coding sequence GTGTCGGAACTTAATCAGAAACTCAATGAAGTTTTTGCTGGCAAGGTAGTTAGAAAAGATCTGACAAAAAAAATTAAAGAAGGAGCCAATGTTCCAGTTTATGTCTTGGAATACTTACTTGGAATGTATTGTGCCACAGATGATGAAGCAAGTATTAACGATGGCGTAGAGCGGGTAAAGGATATAATTTCAAGAAATTTTGTACGTCCAGATGAAGCAGAAAAAATAAAATCCAAAATCCGTGAGATGGGAATGTATACCGTTATTGATAAGGTTGAGGCTCGCCTAAATGAGAAAAAAGACATATATGAGGCTGTTTTCTCAAATTTAGGAATAAAGGAAGTCATTATACATTCAGACTATATTAAGAGATACGAAAAGCTTCTTGCAGGTGGTATCTGGTGCATTGTAAAAATGTCCTATGAATTTAATGAGGAAACTCGTGGAGTAAGCCCTTTCGTTATTGATGAGCTCACTCCGATTCAGCTTGCTAATATGGATATGGATGAACTCTATGAAGGCCGTAGAAGGTTTGCTAAAGATGAATGGATTAGTATTCTCCTCCGCTCTGTAGGTCTTGAGCCAACAAAGCTTGACAATAGAGTAAAATGGCACATGTTAGCTCGTATGGTTCCGCTAGTTGAGAATAATTTCAACCTCTGCGAACTTGGGCCAAGAAGTACGGGTAAGTCTCATATTTATAAAGAAATCAGTCCGAATAGTATTCTGGTTTCAGGAGGGCAAACCACAGTTGCCAACCTTTTCTATAATATGAGCAGCAAGAAAGTTGGACTTGTTGGGTTGTGGGATTGTGTAGCTTTTGATGAGGTTGCAGGAATTACATTTAAAGATAAAGACGGAATTCAGATTATGAAAGATTATATGGCCTCTGGAAGTTTTGCAAGGGGGCGTGAAGAAAAGAACGCTAACGCTTCCATGGTATTCGTCGGCAATATAAATCAATCAGTTGAAGTGCTTTTAAAGACTTCTCACCTGTTTGAACCATTTCCTGAAGCTATGGCTTATGATACTGCATTTTTTGATCGTATGCATTGTTATATCCCAGGCTGGGAAGTTCCAAAATTCAAGCCGGAGCACTTTACCAATGAATATGGCTTTATTACCGACTATCTCGCTGAATACTTGCGAGAAATGAGGAAAAGGACATTCGGGGATGCGTTTGATAAATATTTTCGGTTGGGGAGCAATCTGAACCAGCGTGATACTATAGCAGTGCGAAGAACCGTATCTGGATTAATGAAACTGGTATATCCTCATGGAGAGTTTGAAAAGGAAGACGTTGTAGAGGTGCTTGAATATGCTCTTGAGTGCCGGCGACGTGTGAAGGAACAGTTGAAAAAGATAGGTGGAATGGAGTTTTATGATATCCATTTCTCATATATCGATAATGAGACCTTTGAAGAACACTTTGTTGCAGTGCCAGAACAAGGGGGAGGAAAACTGATTCCAGAAGGGATTAGCAAGCCTGGGCATCTTTATACAGTTGGAAGAAGTGATACTGGAGTATTTGGAGTATATAAAATAGAGAATGAAGCTGTACCGGGGACAGGAAAATTTGAAAAAACAGGTATTGGCTCTAATCGTGGTGCTCGGGAGAACCTGGGTATTGCTTATAATTATTTCAAAGCGAATAAAAAAAGTATCAGCAGTGGTATTCATACCGATACAACGGACTTTCTGATGCATATACAGGATTTGCAGGGAGTCGGAATGACCGAAGAACTTGGCCTTGCAGCATTTGTCTCATTATGTAGTGGAGCTCTGCGGAAGCCTGTTCAGAGTCAATTGGTTATTCTTGGTTCGATGACTATAGGTGGGACAATCACCAAGGTCGATGAGCTTGCTAGTGTTCTGCAGGTTTGTTTGGATTCTGGGGCAAAAAAAGTGCTCATACCAATGGCATCTGCGGTAGATATTCCTACCGTTCCTGCGGATTTATTCTCTAGGTTCCAAATATCGTTCTATAGTTCGCCAGAGGATTGTGTATTTAAAGCTTTGGGCGTTGATTAA